A genomic region of Macaca mulatta isolate MMU2019108-1 chromosome 5, T2T-MMU8v2.0, whole genome shotgun sequence contains the following coding sequences:
- the SGCB gene encoding beta-sarcoglycan: protein MAAAAAAAAAEQQSSNGPVKKSMREKAVERRNVNKEHNSNFKAGYIPIDEDRLHKTGLRGRKGNLAICVIILLFILAVINLIITLVIWAVIRIGPNGCDSMEFHESGLLRFKQVSDMGVIHPLYKSTVGGRRNENLVITGNNQPIVFQQGTTKLSVENNKTSITSDIGMQFFDPRTQNILFSTDYETHEFHLPSGVKSLNVQKASTERITSNATSDLNIKVDGRAIVRGNEGVFIMGKTIEFHMGGNMELKAENSIILNGSVMVSTTRLPSSSSADQLGSGDWVRYKLCVCADGTLFKVQVTSQNMGCQISDNPCGNTH from the exons atggcggcggcggcggcggcagcggctgcCGAGCAG CAAAGTTCCAATGGTCCTGTAAAGAAGTCCATGCGTGAGAAGGCTGTTGAGAGAAGGAATGTCAATAAGGAGCACAACAGTAACTTTAAAGCTGGGTACATTCCGATTGATGAAGATCGTCTCCACAAAACAGGGTTGAGAGGAAGAAAGGGCAATTTAGCCATCTGTGTGATTATCCTCTTGTTTATCCTGGCTGTCATCAATTTAATT ATAACACTTGTTATTTGGGCTGTGATTCGCATTGGACCAAATGGCTGTGATAGTATGGAGTTTCATGAAAGTGGCCTGCTTCGATTTAAGCAAGTATCTGACATGGGAGTGATCCATCCTCTTTATAAAAGCACAGTAGGAGGAAGGCGAAATGAAAATTTGGTCATCACTGGCAACAACCAGCCT attgtttttcagCAAGGAACAACAAAGCTCAGtgtagaaaacaacaaaacttctATTACAAGTGACATCGGCATGCAGTTTTTTGACCCGAGGACTCAAAATATCTTATTCAGCACAGACTATGAAACTCATGAGTTTCACTTGCCAAGCGGAGTGAAAAGTTTAAATGTTCAAAAAGCATCTACTGAAAGG attaCCAGCAATGCTACCagtgatttaaatataaaagttgaTGGGCGTGCTATTGTGCGTGGAAATGAAGGAGTATTCATTATGGGCAAAACCATTGAATTTCACATGGGTGGTAATATGGAGTTAAAGGCG GAAAACAGTATCATCCTAAATGGATCTGTGATGGTCAGCACCACCCGCCTACCCAGTTCCTCCAGTGCAGACCAGTTGGGTAGTGGTGACTGGGTGCGATACAAGCTCTGCGTGTGTGCTGATGGGACACTCTTCAAGGTGCAAGTAACCAGCCAGAACATGGGCTGCCAAATCTCAGACAACCCCTGTGGAAACACTCATTAG